TCCACCTTGCATGTGAGTTGCCGTTCTTCCCTAAATCTGCCATGAACGTCGCTGCCCCATCCCCAGCCGACGCCAGCGCTACAGTCATCTGTCCAAATCAACAATATTTACAATGGAAAATGCTATGATGCCCTCTCCCCGTGACCCCTCAAAGTGACCGCTGgtcacaaaattattttttttttaatttgtttttgcttagtgattaaggaagtgattttaagtgtattagtattttttttatattttttaaaaaattttaaatatattaaaaaaatctgaaaagaaaaatagaaaaaaaaaatgaccatgATGTCAAAATCAGCGGTGCACTCTGGGCGGCAGAGTAGCACCGCTCATTTACAATATGTATGTTGCATTCTATTaagatgtaaaataaataataaaatttatatctttctattagtttaaacttttgggaCAAGTAGTGATTTCACATGATATCAGAATAGATGTTCTGAATTCGAATCCTAACTCTACACTCTaccctatttaattaaatattctacatGTTGAATCATCCATTGAGAGTGAGTCTAGCCTACAAGTGAGAGGGAGtgttaagataaaaataaataacaaaatttatctcTTTCCATCCGTTTAAGTTTTTGAGACACACATTCATCATGATTATCATTAATAATAcatataaagttactttttaaGGTACAGTTAAAGGTAAATCCAATTAATAATCTCTACTTATAATGCTTCGTTAATCATTCATGAAGTTATCTCATAATGAAAGAGTAGCATTTTGCTCtgcatgatatatatacataccatGTCTAAAATGGCAATGATTGCGAGGCGGAGTCCCTTGTAATCAATCTTGTGCCCATAAAATTCCACCACTATCATCATCCAATTATGGAAACTGGCCATAGCGTTGGCTACCACAAAGAACCTGCAGTATCCGCACAAAAAGAAAACGTGTACAATATACCGATTTAGATGATTCGTAAGTTAGCATTCAAATATTCCTTGTACACTAATATTGTTCGTTTATGTGCACAAACtatagaaaagataaaaagaaacaagGGAACAAAGACTAACACAAATGCTGGGGTTTGCTGAAACTTTGCAGTGACAGCAACTTTTACAGGGGTGTTACCAACGGTGGCAACCACCACAGTGTTGGTCTGCTTATTGAGTGCCATCACAATAGTTGCCGTCGCCGTGGCAAAGAATGCAACCAACCTCAGAGACAAAAGGACCCAATCCTTGGGTTTCAGAGCAGGCGAAGAGTTGACACCAACTTCTGATTTTCCTCCACCCTGTGTGGCCATTGCGTGCGTGTGCGTgtgttgttgggggggggggggggggggggggggggggggctgttGGATATATGGAGAGAACTGAGTCTGATAGCAGGGAGAGAtggctaaatatatatatagatcgcTGGAGAGATATAAAGGGATTAAAAATAACACCATTAAGTTGTTTTTAGTCTTAATAAGCAGAAGTAAGCATTTGTGAAATTTCTTGGGTGGTCTAACCATCCTGTGATATTCAGTTGTTGGTGCTGGGTGGTTTGGAAAATGTGAACCCCACGCAGGTTGTAAGAGATTTGGTTGTTTGGAAAACTGCTGACGAAGTGTAAACCCTTACGAGTATTTTCAGTTGGTCCAACTGTTATGTTTGGTGATCAAAAGCacaatgtttattttcttttctttttcgtttctcttttctcaaaagaaaaaacgTGCGCATAGAAAATTATTCCATGATCCTAATGTCCTGAATATCTTTTTACCTTTTATCTTCTTTACTTGTGATGCACTGCATGATTAGAGGAATGTAAGGTGGAAGAAATTTCTGTTCCCCATAGTTTCGTAACATGTCCAAAACATGCTTCCAACTCAATTTCGTAACATCAAATAGCCAATCCTAGCAATTTTTCAAAGAGCAAATCCAACACCATGAAACATGTGACATGGGTCAACATTTAAGTTTTGAACCACCATCGAATTACAAGTCTTTGTAGAACACAGTTGTTTTACAAATCCAATCCCAACTTTTTTGTTTTACCTCCAAACGACAGAAAGTACTCTATGTTAACCACTCAAAGCAAAACTCCCACCACTCTAATTTCTTAGACATACCATCAACCCTGGAGTGTCTTTGGCAGAAGACTGCAAACAGGTTTACACCAATTGACGACACGTCAACTTGAAAAACATTCAAGCTCCCTTTGTTTGTAACTGACCAATTTCAAGTACCTTAGGTGCATACACACCAGGAAAAAAAGCCATT
This sequence is a window from Carya illinoinensis cultivar Pawnee chromosome 9, C.illinoinensisPawnee_v1, whole genome shotgun sequence. Protein-coding genes within it:
- the LOC122275613 gene encoding CASP-like protein 1B1, producing the protein MATQGGGKSEVGVNSSPALKPKDWVLLSLRLVAFFATATATIVMALNKQTNTVVVATVGNTPVKVAVTAKFQQTPAFVFFVVANAMASFHNWMMIVVEFYGHKIDYKGLRLAIIAILDMMTVALASAGDGAATFMADLGKNGNSHARWNKICDKFHAYCDRGSGALIASFIGLLILLIINVMSISKLLKPKHTAYIGVP